In Brassica napus cultivar Da-Ae chromosome A3, Da-Ae, whole genome shotgun sequence, the sequence atagcactttttgagttgttgtctAAAATGACACTAAAAAGAGGaaatcacaaaaatgacattcattaaatgataaaatatttctaataattttggttaaaaattaaataaacaaacaaaaataaataaaaacaaataaaataaaaataaaaaaatgaaaatttaatttttttatagtttcagattatatatttttagattcaaaattttttataattttttttttgaattttttttttcaaattttctttttataattcaaaactgtttttaaaatttttatttttaattttttactatttattttttattttataaaattttaaaccttaattccaaaaccccactacttaactctaaattctaaggtttgaattaattaacccaaatggtataaatgtatatttacctttttaataaaacCTATTTTTGTAACTTTGAACCTTGAATACTAGTTtaagaacaaaaacttggtttggtgctatcatagtctttttctctttcaaaaattacataaaagaaatagaaaagtACAGTGTATTGAAGAAAAAGAttaatacaaaaacaaataaataaaaagagagacAGACCCCACACGGCACCATCTCCAGCCCTAACTCCAATCAGACcttttctcctctctctctcctctcttctctctctgagTATTCCATGAAACGCGTCGGAAAATGGGAAAATACATAAAGAAGAACAAACTCCACGGAGAAGCTCTATCCTTGATGGACgtctctccttctccttctccttctccgcTCGGCGTTCTCACCCGAGCCAAGTCCTTAGCTCTCCAACGCCGCCTCCAAAAACCCCCCTCTTCCCCTTCTCCCAACCCTCCGCCGTCGAAACAGAAGATGACTGATTGTTCCGGCGGCTCGTATCTCCAGCTGCGGAGCCGCCGGCTCCAGAAGAAGCCTCCGATTGTCGTGATTCGCTCAAGTAAACGGAGAAAGCAACAGCAGCAGCGGAGGGAGGAAGAGGGTcgaaaccctaaccctaatccCCAAAATTCGATTCGTGGGTCCGGTGGTGATGGGTCGTCGAGGTCGGATTCGGTTGCGGAGAGTGTCGTGTTTGGTAAAGAGAAGGACTTTAACGGTGGAATCAACAGAGAGCTCGATGGCAGTGAAAGGTAtcgtttttcaattattttctcgattttaaatttaaatgtttttaaaattttatgatgcCATTTTTGCTTTATCTGACACTCACTAGTCTCTTCTCTCTGTTTCCAGGAAAGTATATATTAATCAATTTcttgagatttttatttttatttttgctctcttcttcaagctatTTCTGTGCTACTAGTGTGTCTGCTTTGAGTGTTAGATTGTTGTGTCTGAGATGCATTCTTGAAAGCTTAGTTTTGGGTCTTGTGCAAACTGATTATATAAATGCTTGTTTTCTTTGGTTTTCTATTTAGTTTTGATGTTAAGATTTATCTAAAGTTGAAGATCTTGTTGGATAATATTTGAACTAATCAATGTTAATATTACGTCGTCTTTGGTTCCCTTTGGTTTATGCTTTTTGATCTTTTGACCCACTATTCAACAGGTTACTGGTTATCCTTTTTCAGTAGGGCATGACTTAGATTAGCTTTAGGCGATAAAGTATGTTGGCTTTTTGCTACTAATTGAGGAAAATGTTAGTTAATCGCTTTTATCCTTGTGAGCGTTGTGCGGAGTGAGACGAAAGTAACATGTTATTTGCTTTTAGCTTCAACAGGACCACAAGTAGGGAATCCACACCATGCAGTTTGATACAAAAGCCAGAATCCATCCCAAGTCCTGGATCATCTACGAAGCTTAGCAACGGTATTAGTGGCAACAGCAACCAAAGAGAAGATAGTTTTTCAGGGAGCCATCGTCACCTACCAACTACACCTGAAATGGACGAGTTTTTCTCTGGTgctgaagaagaacaacaaaagCAATTCATTGAGAAGTATGTTCTGCAATGACTAAACCCTTTTGGTTATGATCTGTTCTGTTGTTCTGTGTCCCTAACGGTTCTGTTGATTCTTTTCTTTCAGGTACAACTTTGATCCTGTGAACGAACAACCACTACCGGGACGGTTTGAATGGAAGAAGGTAGATGATTAGAAAACAACGAAAAGGGG encodes:
- the LOC106437765 gene encoding cyclin-dependent kinase inhibitor 4 isoform X1 codes for the protein MGKYIKKNKLHGEALSLMDVSPSPSPSPLGVLTRAKSLALQRRLQKPPSSPSPNPPPSKQKMTDCSGGSYLQLRSRRLQKKPPIVVIRSSKRRKQQQQRREEEGRNPNPNPQNSIRGSGGDGSSRSDSVAESVVFGKEKDFNGGINRELDGSESFNRTTSRESTPCSLIQKPESIPSPGSSTKLSNGISGNSNQREDSFSGSHRHLPTTPEMDEFFSGAEEEQQKQFIEKYNFDPVNEQPLPGRFEWKKVDD
- the LOC106437765 gene encoding cyclin-dependent kinase inhibitor 4 isoform X2, which codes for MGKYIKKNKLHGEALSLMDVSPSPSPSPLGVLTRAKSLALQRRLQKPPSSPSPNPPPSKQKMTDCSGGSYLQLRSRRLQKKPPIVVIRSSKRRKQQQQRREEEGRNPNPNPQNSIRGSGGDGSSRSDSVAESVVFGKEKDFNGGINRELDGSERTTSRESTPCSLIQKPESIPSPGSSTKLSNGISGNSNQREDSFSGSHRHLPTTPEMDEFFSGAEEEQQKQFIEKYNFDPVNEQPLPGRFEWKKVDD